The genomic window ACAGACAGTGGACTCTACAGAGCAAGAACAGTAGGAGATACATATGTTGCTGCATACAGAGTATCTGTTATAGGTGAGTTTATTTTCTTTGTGGGATGTAATTTGTTCctgcataaaagaaaaatcacaagAGCAATTTGTTCACTTTTTAatttatgttatatataatctatGATTTTATTTGCTACTGCAACAATTGCAAAACAAAGTGTTGCTCATAtaatattcatttatatttacactAATGCAGTGTTTCGTTTAGATTTGAATGTATCACTGTGAATGTGATTGATTTTGTAGTAAATGTGTGTTTCAGATGCTGTGGAGGCTCCTGTTCTGACTGTAAACTCAAACTGGTCCAGCAGTGACTCCTGTACTGTGAACTTCACATGCAGAGCTCATGACCTCATGATTCACTCCAGCTATCAGAACAACAGATGCTCTccagaggaagtgacatcacaTGAGATCTACACTCTCATCCTGAACTGCAGTGAGGAATCCATCATCTGTAAGCATAGCAACCCAGTTAGCAGCAAAAAAGACAGAATAGAGATTAAACAGATCTGTGGAGGTAAATATCTGCTTCTATTcaagaagtgtgtgtgtgttctttatTCTCACAAACTGCTTTTAGTTTACAAATTGCAAGCGGCATGGTATTTATATAGATAATTAAGTGACTGTAAAGTTTAGTAagaataaactaattactgcagtTCTTCATCTTTTACTTTTCAGAGAATGAAAGACTTCTAATCCCATCCTCCTACAGTTCATCTTACATACATGTGCTCATTATTGTGTTTGGTGTTGTGGGAGTGATAGTGTTTAGTGGTTTGGTCCTTTTCTGTTGCTGCAAGAATAATAAAGGTATGTCCATCTctcaaatattgaaaaaaaaaaaatgttagtaCTAAAAATTGTTAGAATATGGAAATTACCATGATTGAacattcaattattattattattattaattattactaTAAAATTTCTGTTTATAGATCATTTTCCTTCTGGTGCATAACACAAAACCTCTTGGAATTCCCCTAAATGCACAAACTGATCTTGTTTTCAAAAGAGATttaaccctctactgcacacatgttgatggcacatgaaaaaaaaaaaaatattccacataattttttggttaatttgggaacattttattgattaaaaaatttttttttcatcaaaatcaattttttttttttttaaattcaggaaatcattaagtaaaaaggtaaaaacacttgaaagacattgatatattgaatttgatacatgcataggtctgtatcatgtagtgtgctatgcaatataatgtacttcatgtaataagatttcactgcgtacgaaacttcaaaaagcacttcttctctgctgtgatatagtggtgtatgttacaatttttgcacatcactttgggtgttcctgcGCACCCAGGAACCTtgcatcttcccttcttataatACATTGTTGCCAATGTGAGGTATTGTCTAAAACCTCCTCGAAAAGCACATCCTCCCCTTAtcgcacaacgttgccctgaggcaacgaaaagaaaaactgaatttctgaacatgcaaaataaaaaaaacttcataaaacctgacaaaaggcttctctacaccttcaaacacacacacatattttttatgtacagttcatgtcgttttaaataagattactaaagcaaataatattgccaccttctcacaccatgtgctTCTGTGACCACGTTTCAGAACAGGACGTCCCACCtattaatggtgcttgatattgactccaacaccttactgaactgttctttggtactttctcaacctttctaattggttgttatcatttaaagaaaaatttactaaacatagggcttaagaaaactttTCGTTGCCCGAGGGCAACGCTGTGCTGTAGAGGGTTCATTTGTAAATTTTTAGTGGTGTTCTGACTTGAACACTCAACACATTATTAAGAATTTCATACATGTTGCAATAACTTAAGCTTTGAAAAAACTCAACACAATGTCTAACATGCCCTTTTATAGTAATATCAGTCTAATGAATCCAGAACAGTCAGTCTGATACATGAGAGAAATCAAACATCTGACAGCGATCAAACACAAAGAAACATGTTTCCACACAAGCTGTAATCTGTGAAATAAAGCTCCATTCTGACTCTCAGGTGTCAAACAGAGTGATGATACAGACTACGATGATGTTGAGGTGAGATTCAAATGTCTGTTCATCTCTATTCCTGCAGACGTCACAGATTATTAATGTCATGTCAGCCAATACTGAATATTAACTGTGTTTCACATTCTGTGATGGTTTGATTTATTTCTCTTCAGACTCTGATGCAGAAGATGACAGGAGATACCTGGACCACCATCATCTACTGTACAGTAGGACACCAAACACCTTCATCTGCTCATGACTGCTGAAGATCAGACTCAACTGGATACAAAGACTTTGATGATTGACTGGACTCACAAACTGAGCTTACAGTCTTCATTTAACTCTCTGACTTCATGACTCTTGTGTAAGTGTACAGATACTCTTACTGCTGTGGATGAATGTTAGTCTGTTACTGCAGATGTTTTGAATGAGTGCTTCTCTGATTTCCTcatgttttttgctttttgaaTTTGTTTGCTGCCTTTCTTGACCAGGTCCCTGTTGAACAAGAGATTTTAAAATCTCAGTGGGACTAGGACtataatctgtgtgtgtgtgtgtgtgtgtgtgtgtgtgtgtatgtgtgtttaacCCCTTcattgtgatttatttattttttatttttttgcattgtggcTGATTTTATATTGTACCCAAATTCTCCAAATAAAAGctatatgtattttttcatatttcctATTCttttcctacatttttttttttggatgtttCATTCATTGTCGTGCAACGTTCTGTAATAAATACTATTAGAAAAACCATTTTGAGTATATTAATTGGAAATTgactaataataacaaatactGTGTCAACAACAAAGTTAATGAAATATACTTCAAAATTATACATATCATTTATTGAACAAACTAATTCCtaaaaagatataaatattTCTGAATCTTGTGTATTCTGTAATATGGATACGTTTATTGGAAATTAACAGAGAGAAgagattatattttttattatggcAAAAAGATATAGACAAgagtcatatttttattttaaatcttatAATATTGCTTGGTAAGGTTtgcatacacaaatataaatgGTCTCAAAGGAAACCCAATATCACCCATTTCAAAACTGACATGAAGATTTATTTTGAAACTCTACAAGGACTTTCAAGCTGTCATTGATTCCCCACagagacaaaaacaaatatagATAAGGTGTTTGTTTATGTCTGCAAATGGTGTTTGACTGCAACACTTCAAACCACACACACCACGTGTGTTAGTGTGGTGAGACTGAGTCCTTCCTTCTGTGTTCTGCTTCAGCTTTGGCAACAGGCATTATCAGCTTGTGTGTGTAGAGATGTTGGATAAATAGTACAAAAACCTTCCAGTGGAGACATTTGGCAATGTCCTTATTTGAAAAAAGAGTTAAAAGATATATTTAGTTTTCAGTAATTATAATAGCTATAACAGAAGTCTATGGTATGCGCTCAGATCTGTAATTGTGTGTATCAGAGAGTCTGGCTCAGTTCAGTGCATTAAAgatgctaaagaggatgttttgttttataaatttttgcaatattacttgaaactgtctttactaactgataaaagactatttattaggtgcactgaaaggaataatattaatatacatcatctgtgcacgaggtagggccttaaaaacatcagccaatgatgatcgcgtaaacgattagccctctggcttgtcaatcactgccgtgacgttccttgtgagagacgtgcgcggctgcgcgctccagtaattttccacactccacaggcgccgcatgcaatgtttttgtcaggagacaggagtaacaactgcagattatgagttacctgcggtgagtccgacataatgaatccactaacatgacacagcgaatgccggtggtaaacactcatgttccaatagttttgggaggcgttccttcgaaggagggggggttgttcttacgcatgcgctcatttcaaaaactcagtaacagtctttggtttctcagtcgacgaaaagatcctctttagcacctttaacagtgATTGTTCATACAGAGATCACACTGCATTCAATATCTGTGCTACTGTAAAtctttattactattattatataaCCAGTACTAATCACattatgcttaatatttttccaTATCTAGTATGTTCTAAGGCATGTTTTCTGTGGCTTTTATGCGATCATTGGTATGATCAACTTTATATGATGTATGTCATGTCTTTGACTATGCCAGTCAAAGATTAACAGTAATTGTCAGCCTTGACACATTAACAACAAATAATGTGaataatcacttttttattattattttaactgaATTGCTATGTTTCTGATGATGATAGTCGAcagaaaataatacttttattttcttataaaCCTTATGATTTATTTATCCAACCAAATACAGGAGTGTGAGTTGATGATGGAGGTGTAAAATGGATTCCAATCCCAAAAAAAGCTGAATTGTGTGTTTCTCTCtcctcagggttcagtgctGAGATCCCAGATAGCAAGCAATCATTGAAACATTGTTGAGTCGGTGATGTATCaatgctaactgcattcttcaAACTCTCTGACTTTCTTTTATACCAAAAggaacctgctctgtcttgtctgtcagtGTTTTGTCAGTGTCCTTTTTGCActgtgatgtatttttcactgcataagaacatgatgtgtggcgtgagagcccatggcttgtcggacgtaactaaggagggcgggtctttgtgaagggtcaattgttgtaatactatataataaatcaaatttgcAGTTGAAACTGACCAAAAAATTGATGTTTTCTTATGAGCTCTATAATTTCTAGAGAAAGCTATTCATCTCAAAGACAGTTACTCAGGTGCTACAGGACTGAAGTATGCAATTTGAAatctgactttttaaaaaaatatttttttacactgaTCATTTTGAATggctgtcaatggagaaagATGCTGGTGTAGTTACACCTTCTACctgcaggggcaaacaggaacatgtTAACCAGATAAACTGAGTCTCTTCTAAAGCCCAACTAGAACAATGTCACTTTAACATTTATGTACAGTTACTCATTTAGATTTGTTCAGTTTATTGTTGGACGCTGTAGTGTTTTCTGTCACTGGTTCAAACTAATGTCTGTTTTCAGTTTCTAGTCTCATCTATATGGAGGTAAGAGGCTGTTTCTCAAGGAACAATGTGATACAGGGATTTTCCTCCTCTTACTGTTATTAAAGGGACGTAACTTGCTTAAATTGTAAACATctcttgatttatttatttatttatttattttttgtttgtttgtttgggagCATTACATGTATGTAATGTAACTAATCTAACTAAACTAATAATTGTCCAGCTAGCAGAGGATCATGACAAAAACTGAACTGAGCCGTTCGTGGAGGAGTTATAAAGAGACTACACGAGTGTCATTTCACTCTTTCAACTTCCTGTTTTAAGAACACAACTTCAGCCATCTTGATGTTTGTTACAATGGCAGTAGATCATCTGCTCACATCCttcatcctcctcctcatcaGTAACACAGGTAGTCAATTATTAAATGTGTATAAATAACTGAAATGTCTTGTTTTCAAGTGCTTCATCTATAATGATGTTTGTATAAAGCGTCATGTTCAGTCTGCTATAGTTCTGCTTCTCATGAACGTTATCTGCTCCTGATGACAAACTAAAGCACTAGAGAGAAAGAGTGGATCCACGTCCACACTAGAGTGGATGTGGAATCATATTTGCTCTGAAAAACAATGTATTTCTGTTTACAGACACCAttagagatttttatttattagagatattttaattaaattttacaaaccATTTATCATAGAAACAAGTGTTTTATATCCATTGATTGATTCCCTGTCTCCTGCCCTACAGATCCCAAATGCATTtcatatatgattttttttaaatcattgttgCTTTGTGGTTTGCATGCATGCAGTCTATAATGTCTTTGTCAACATTCATTAAACACATCTGACCTGTAATTTAACTTTTCCACCTGAGAGTAAAGAATAATGCAAGGTGTCTTTGACTAAAATATCTGCAACTCCAGAATGGAATCAGTAGTTTTGATCAGATGTGGTACTTAAACACAGAGCTTCACTCTGAGAGGCTTAACAAAACTGTGTGTTTCTCTCTTCTCAGGGTTCAGTGCTGAGATCTCTGTGTTTGTTCAGACGGGAGATTCTGTTCAACTGGATATACAGACACATGAACTACcagagtttaatattttattctggACAAATGAAAAATCAGAGAATATAGTTACGTATATACATGGAGTTAAAGTAAATCCTCACTCTTCCTACAAGGACAGAATGGATTTCAATGATGAAACCTTCTCT from Megalobrama amblycephala isolate DHTTF-2021 linkage group LG17, ASM1881202v1, whole genome shotgun sequence includes these protein-coding regions:
- the LOC125250937 gene encoding CD48 antigen-like isoform X3 yields the protein MAIDDLFASFILLLLSNTGFSAEISVFVQTGDSVQLDIQTHELPFLYWDKDNSRKIVTYISQIKEAIYDTSYKKRVNFNNETFSLTLKNMQKTDSGLYRARTVGDTYVAAYRVSVIDAVEAPVLTVNSNWSSSDSCTVNFTCRAHDLMIHSSYQNNRCSPEEVTSHEIYTLILNCSEESIICKHSNPVSSKKDRIEIKQICGENERLLIPSSYSSSYIHVLIIVFGVVGVIVFSGLVLFCCCKNNKGVKQSDDTDYDDVETLMQKMTGDTWTTIIYCTVGHQTPSSAHDC
- the LOC125250937 gene encoding CD48 antigen-like isoform X4, with the protein product MAVDHLLTSFILLLISNTGFSAEISVFVQTGDSVQLDIQTHELPFLYWDKDNSRKIVTYISQIKEAIYDTSYKKRVNFNNETFSLTLKNMQKTDSGLYRARTVGDTYVAAYRVSVIDAVEAPVLTVNSNWSSSDSCTVNFTCRAHDLMIHSSYQNNRCSPEEVTSHEIYTLILNCSEESIICKHSNPVSSKKDRIEIKQICGENERLLIPSSYSSSYIHVLIIVFGVVGVIVFSGLVLFCCCKNNKGVKQSDDTDYDDVETLMQKMTGDTWTTIIYCTVGHQTPSSAHDC